A genomic window from Nicotiana sylvestris chromosome 11, ASM39365v2, whole genome shotgun sequence includes:
- the LOC104210133 gene encoding choline monooxygenase, chloroplastic isoform X2 gives MAVLQKLSSFNHFSRQQHQKLSQFKNPKLCCPIKHRIHHPSFQVSSSLNTNYSNYHDYAQKLVQEFDPKIPIEEAVTPPSSWYTDPSFYNQELNQVFFKGWQAVGYTEQIKEPSQYFTGRLGNVEYVVCRDDGGKIHAFHNVCRHHASLLASGSGKRSCFVCPYHGWTYGLDGTLLKATRITGIKNFKVNEMGLVPMKVAVWGPFILLNFENGVLYEQESDFDLVGNEWLGTSSQILADGGVDSSLSFLCRREYTIECNWKVFCDNYLDGGYHVPYAHKSLASGLTLDSYSTTILEKVSIQRCETGSAEKDQEFDRLGSKALYAFVYPNFMINRYGPWMDTNLVLPQGPRKCLVIFDYFLDASLKGDESFIAQSLQDSETVQMEDIKLCEAVQRGLESPAYNSGRYAPQVEKAMHHFHCLLYENLCN, from the exons ATGGCAGTTCTGCAGAAGCTCAGTTCCTTTAATCACTTCTCCAGACAACAACATCAAAAACTATCTCAATTCAAGAATCCCAAATTATGTTGTCCTATAAAGCACAGAATCCATCATCCTTCATTTCAAGTCTCATCTTCACTTAACACTAATTACTCAAACTACCATGATTATGCTCAAAAATTGGTTCAAGAATTTGACCCCAAAATCCCTATTGAAGAAGCTGTGACCCCACCTAGTTCTTGGTACACTGACCCTTCTTTTTATAATCAAGAACTCAATCAAGTTTTCTTCAAAGGATGGCAAGCTGTTG GGTACACCGAACAGATCAAAGAGCCAAGCCAATATTTCACCGGAAG ATTGGGCAATGTCGAGTATGTTGTATGTCGAGATGATGGTGGAAAAATACATGCTTTTCATAACGTGTGCCGGCATCACGCCTCTCTTCTTGCCTCGGGAAGTGGGAAAAGATCTTGCTTTGTTTGCCCATACCAT GGGTGGACATATGGATTGGACGGAACGCTTCTTAAGGCAACTAGAATAACTGGAATCAAGAACTTCAAAGTGAAC GAGATGGGACTAGTTCCAATGAAAGTAGCTGTATGGGGGCCGTTCATACTTCTCAATTTTGAAAATGGAGTTTTGTATGAACAAGAATCTGATTTTGACTTGGTTGGAAACGAATGGCTGGGTACTTCATCCCAAATCTTGGCGGATGGTGGAGTCGATTCTTCATTAAGTTTTTTATGTAGACGCGAATACACCATTGAGTGTAACTGGAAG GTGTTCTGTGACAACTACTTGGATGGCGGTTATCATGTACCATATGCTCATAAAAGTCTTGCTTCTGGTCTGACGCTTGACTCGTATTCTACCACG ATACTTGAGAAAGTGAGCATCCAACGATGTGAAACTGGTAGTGCAGAAAAGGACCAAGAATTTGATCGACTTGGATCAAAAGCTTTATATGCATTTGTGTATCCAAACTTCATGATCAACAG GTATGGTCCTTGGATGGACACGAATCTCGTACTGCCTCAAGGACCACGGAAATGTCTAGTGATATTTGACTACTTTCTTGATGCATCTCTCAAG GGTGACGAGAGTTTTATCGCACAGAGTCTCCAAGATAGTGAGACAGTGCAG ATGGAGGATATAAAATTATGTGAAGCTGTACAACGAGGCCTCGAATCACCCGCGTACAACTCTGGCCGGTATGCACCACAAGTCGAGAAAGCTATGCATCATTTTCACTGTCTTCTATAtgaaaatctttgtaattga
- the LOC104210133 gene encoding choline monooxygenase, chloroplastic isoform X1: MAVLQKLSSFNHFSRQQHQKLSQFKNPKLCCPIKHRIHHPSFQVSSSLNTNYSNYHDYAQKLVQEFDPKIPIEEAVTPPSSWYTDPSFYNQELNQVFFKGWQAVGYTEQIKEPSQYFTGRLGNVEYVVCRDDGGKIHAFHNVCRHHASLLASGSGKRSCFVCPYHGWTYGLDGTLLKATRITGIKNFKVNEMGLVPMKVAVWGPFILLNFENGVLYEQESDFDLVGNEWLGTSSQILADGGVDSSLSFLCRREYTIECNWKVFCDNYLDGGYHVPYAHKSLASGLTLDSYSTTQILEKVSIQRCETGSAEKDQEFDRLGSKALYAFVYPNFMINRYGPWMDTNLVLPQGPRKCLVIFDYFLDASLKGDESFIAQSLQDSETVQMEDIKLCEAVQRGLESPAYNSGRYAPQVEKAMHHFHCLLYENLCN; this comes from the exons ATGGCAGTTCTGCAGAAGCTCAGTTCCTTTAATCACTTCTCCAGACAACAACATCAAAAACTATCTCAATTCAAGAATCCCAAATTATGTTGTCCTATAAAGCACAGAATCCATCATCCTTCATTTCAAGTCTCATCTTCACTTAACACTAATTACTCAAACTACCATGATTATGCTCAAAAATTGGTTCAAGAATTTGACCCCAAAATCCCTATTGAAGAAGCTGTGACCCCACCTAGTTCTTGGTACACTGACCCTTCTTTTTATAATCAAGAACTCAATCAAGTTTTCTTCAAAGGATGGCAAGCTGTTG GGTACACCGAACAGATCAAAGAGCCAAGCCAATATTTCACCGGAAG ATTGGGCAATGTCGAGTATGTTGTATGTCGAGATGATGGTGGAAAAATACATGCTTTTCATAACGTGTGCCGGCATCACGCCTCTCTTCTTGCCTCGGGAAGTGGGAAAAGATCTTGCTTTGTTTGCCCATACCAT GGGTGGACATATGGATTGGACGGAACGCTTCTTAAGGCAACTAGAATAACTGGAATCAAGAACTTCAAAGTGAAC GAGATGGGACTAGTTCCAATGAAAGTAGCTGTATGGGGGCCGTTCATACTTCTCAATTTTGAAAATGGAGTTTTGTATGAACAAGAATCTGATTTTGACTTGGTTGGAAACGAATGGCTGGGTACTTCATCCCAAATCTTGGCGGATGGTGGAGTCGATTCTTCATTAAGTTTTTTATGTAGACGCGAATACACCATTGAGTGTAACTGGAAG GTGTTCTGTGACAACTACTTGGATGGCGGTTATCATGTACCATATGCTCATAAAAGTCTTGCTTCTGGTCTGACGCTTGACTCGTATTCTACCACG CAGATACTTGAGAAAGTGAGCATCCAACGATGTGAAACTGGTAGTGCAGAAAAGGACCAAGAATTTGATCGACTTGGATCAAAAGCTTTATATGCATTTGTGTATCCAAACTTCATGATCAACAG GTATGGTCCTTGGATGGACACGAATCTCGTACTGCCTCAAGGACCACGGAAATGTCTAGTGATATTTGACTACTTTCTTGATGCATCTCTCAAG GGTGACGAGAGTTTTATCGCACAGAGTCTCCAAGATAGTGAGACAGTGCAG ATGGAGGATATAAAATTATGTGAAGCTGTACAACGAGGCCTCGAATCACCCGCGTACAACTCTGGCCGGTATGCACCACAAGTCGAGAAAGCTATGCATCATTTTCACTGTCTTCTATAtgaaaatctttgtaattga